A window of the Gemmatimonadota bacterium genome harbors these coding sequences:
- a CDS encoding tetratricopeptide repeat protein yields the protein MAWWNKLLGGGDDSEKVDYYEEGLALLREGRFHEALTSFRLALKEAPGDIVVLQQIAISYTRIGMTEEASKTYRHVLQKDPGAAGAHYGLAYLLLRRGEDKEAVQHLEAFLANPPRGPEAGEHVAHARATLGQLRGESDSLFPEPGR from the coding sequence ATGGCCTGGTGGAATAAGCTCCTCGGAGGCGGGGACGACTCCGAGAAGGTGGACTATTACGAGGAAGGCCTCGCACTCCTGCGGGAGGGGCGTTTCCATGAGGCACTGACCTCGTTCCGCCTCGCCCTGAAGGAGGCCCCCGGCGACATCGTGGTCCTCCAGCAGATCGCGATCTCCTATACGCGGATTGGCATGACCGAAGAAGCCTCGAAGACCTATCGCCATGTCCTCCAGAAGGATCCCGGCGCGGCCGGTGCCCATTACGGCCTCGCGTATCTCCTTCTCAGGCGCGGGGAGGACAAGGAGGCGGTCCAGCACCTCGAAGCCTTTCTGGCCAACCCTCCTCGTGGTCCGGAGGCAGGGGAGCACGTCGCGCACGCCCGCGCCACGTTGGGCCAGCTCAGGGGGGAGTCCGACTCGCTCTTTCCGGAGCCGGGGAGGTAA
- a CDS encoding SDR family oxidoreductase: MSRREDALAGSSALVTGASKGIGRAVAVALARSGVRVGAVSRSEADLAALVEEIGGWALPCDVTDAGALRRSVARFEELAEGPPDLVVASAGVFSLERADALTVGELDRHLDVNLRGAILTAREVLPGLLRAGRGTLVLIGSVGGRKGLRGNAAYAASKFGLRGFHEVLLAELKGSGVRATLLEPAATDTPIWDPLDPDENPKLPSRSEMLRPEDVAEAVVFVATRPPEVQIPYLPIERA; this comes from the coding sequence GTGTCGCGACGAGAAGATGCCCTGGCGGGGAGCTCGGCGCTCGTGACGGGCGCGTCCAAGGGGATAGGACGAGCCGTCGCCGTCGCCCTCGCGCGGTCCGGCGTGCGCGTCGGGGCCGTGAGCCGGAGCGAGGCGGATCTCGCGGCTCTCGTCGAGGAGATCGGGGGTTGGGCGCTTCCCTGCGACGTGACCGACGCGGGGGCCCTCCGGCGATCGGTGGCGCGCTTTGAGGAGCTCGCCGAGGGCCCGCCGGATCTCGTGGTGGCTTCCGCAGGGGTTTTTTCGCTCGAGCGGGCGGATGCTCTCACGGTAGGGGAGCTCGACCGCCACCTCGACGTGAACCTCCGTGGGGCGATCTTGACGGCGCGCGAAGTTCTCCCGGGACTTCTGCGGGCCGGGCGGGGTACCCTCGTCCTGATCGGTTCGGTCGGGGGCCGAAAGGGACTTCGCGGGAACGCGGCGTATGCCGCCTCGAAGTTCGGGCTTCGGGGATTCCACGAAGTCCTCCTCGCGGAGCTCAAGGGAAGCGGCGTTCGGGCAACACTCCTCGAACCGGCCGCGACGGACACTCCGATCTGGGATCCGCTCGATCCGGACGAAAATCCGAAGCTTCCCAGCCGGAGCGAGATGTTGCGTCCGGAGGACGTCGCCGAGGCCGTCGTCTTCGTCGCGACCCGGCCGCCCGAAGTGCAGATCCCCTACCTACCGATCGAGCGAGCCTGA
- the cutA gene encoding divalent-cation tolerance protein CutA gives MREARVVLVTVPDGEVAAQLCRALLEERLVACGNVVPGVTSIYRWQGKTKEETEQLVILKTGDDVLPRLLRRVAELHPYDVPEILALPVVAGHPEYLEWVGRSTEPES, from the coding sequence ATGAGGGAGGCGCGAGTCGTCTTGGTGACGGTTCCGGACGGAGAAGTGGCCGCCCAGCTCTGCCGCGCGCTCCTCGAAGAACGGTTGGTCGCTTGCGGAAACGTCGTTCCGGGTGTGACTTCGATCTACCGGTGGCAAGGGAAAACGAAGGAAGAGACCGAGCAGCTCGTCATCCTGAAGACCGGGGACGATGTGCTTCCCCGGCTCCTGCGGAGGGTCGCGGAGCTCCATCCGTACGACGTGCCGGAGATCCTGGCCCTCCCAGTTGTGGCGGGTCACCCGGAATACCTGGAATGGGTGGGCCGGTCCACCGAGCCCGAATCCTGA
- a CDS encoding tetratricopeptide repeat protein, with the protein MVRNRSSRDDEAPELALGDGEAEQVATPPAGEPASPAVPSVPSAESAAPVSPREPPVPTPTGADVPPRPAGPSPVLPSTAPAPRAARTPALFEFGEVEASATSPQRKPRRARTESTPREEMKEPSDLEGILAAAAAAARTNATDRAMALYRLALSLDPGNLKARNNLGVLLDAAGDHDAAVVQFRNALESAPENAELLTNMSAALAGLGKYDEAEHKLRLVLRADPTAIDAHANLGILFFRRGLYLQAEGELQRVCERDPVHATALFYRGEALNRLGRVDEALAVLDRAREIRPDNPRIYFLLGVLYDKKHLHQEAAVMYRRARELSVR; encoded by the coding sequence ATGGTCCGTAATCGCTCTTCTCGGGACGACGAAGCTCCCGAGCTCGCGCTGGGGGATGGGGAGGCCGAACAGGTGGCCACCCCTCCGGCGGGGGAGCCCGCGTCCCCCGCGGTCCCGTCGGTGCCGTCCGCGGAATCCGCGGCGCCGGTGAGTCCCCGGGAGCCCCCCGTGCCCACGCCGACCGGCGCCGACGTCCCGCCCCGGCCGGCCGGCCCCTCTCCTGTACTTCCCTCCACCGCTCCCGCTCCCCGGGCCGCCCGCACGCCCGCGCTTTTCGAGTTCGGAGAGGTGGAGGCTTCGGCGACGTCGCCCCAAAGGAAGCCGCGGCGCGCCCGGACCGAGTCCACGCCGCGGGAGGAGATGAAGGAGCCTTCCGACCTGGAGGGGATTCTCGCCGCCGCCGCCGCCGCGGCCCGGACCAACGCGACCGACCGGGCCATGGCGCTATATCGTCTCGCCCTCTCGCTGGACCCCGGCAACCTCAAGGCGCGGAACAACCTCGGAGTCCTCCTGGACGCCGCGGGCGACCACGACGCTGCGGTCGTGCAGTTCCGGAACGCTCTGGAGTCGGCCCCCGAAAATGCCGAGCTCCTCACCAACATGAGCGCCGCGCTCGCGGGGCTCGGCAAGTACGACGAAGCGGAGCACAAGCTCCGCCTCGTCCTGCGCGCGGACCCGACGGCGATCGACGCGCACGCGAACCTCGGGATCCTTTTCTTTCGGAGGGGGCTTTACCTCCAGGCCGAGGGAGAGCTCCAGCGAGTCTGCGAGCGCGACCCGGTGCATGCGACGGCACTCTTCTATCGGGGTGAGGCGCTGAACCGCCTGGGGCGTGTCGATGAGGCCCTCGCCGTCCTCGACCGCGCGCGGGAGATCCGCCCGGACAACCCCCGGATCTACTTCCTTCTCGGTGTCCTCTACGACAAGAAGCACCTCCATCAGGAGGCCGCGGTGATGTATCGGCGGGCACGGGAGCTCTCGGTCCGGTGA
- the folE gene encoding GTP cyclohydrolase I FolE encodes MKATEVVSTEHRLADVPIAELIREVILKLGDDPERPGLLKTPQRVEEALRFLTQGYEQSPRGVIGDALFEERHHNMVIVKDIEMYSLCEHHMLPFFGKVHVAYIPNGRILGLSKTARLVDLFSRRLQVQERLTEEIAQSLWDVAEPQGVGVVIEAYHLCMMMRGVQKQNSYTITSAMRGSFLNDARTRDEFLRLCQSEHHPLS; translated from the coding sequence ATGAAGGCGACTGAAGTGGTTTCCACCGAGCACAGGCTCGCCGACGTCCCGATCGCGGAGTTGATCCGCGAGGTGATCCTGAAGCTCGGGGACGATCCCGAACGCCCCGGGCTCCTGAAGACCCCCCAGCGGGTGGAGGAAGCGCTCCGCTTCCTCACGCAGGGATACGAGCAGTCACCGCGGGGAGTCATCGGGGATGCGCTCTTCGAGGAGCGCCATCACAACATGGTGATCGTGAAGGACATCGAGATGTATTCGCTCTGCGAGCACCACATGCTCCCCTTCTTCGGGAAGGTGCATGTCGCGTACATCCCGAACGGCCGGATCCTCGGCCTCTCGAAGACCGCGCGCTTGGTGGACCTCTTTTCGCGGCGTCTCCAGGTGCAGGAGCGCCTCACCGAGGAGATCGCCCAAAGCCTCTGGGATGTTGCGGAACCGCAGGGCGTAGGGGTCGTAATCGAGGCCTATCACCTCTGCATGATGATGCGGGGTGTCCAGAAGCAAAACTCCTACACGATCACTTCGGCGATGCGGGGGTCTTTTCTGAACGATGCGCGGACGCGGGACGAGTTTCTCCGCCTCTGCCAGAGCGAGCACCACCCGCTCAGCTGA
- a CDS encoding macro domain-containing protein, with product MIRVLLGDPMAVEADALFRSVGADFEACTALDERVGAGAGPAVLARLRAFGEVPVGSALVTPGGNLLFPFLIHLVLRSHEEPVSGERLRKALRNGLRHAAEWELTRVVIPPLGTGAGNLDAEVAAGILCAVVREHTSSAEFPNELYFIAMNAYGEEALSREVARVFPAPEVP from the coding sequence GTGATCCGCGTCCTCCTCGGCGACCCGATGGCCGTCGAGGCCGATGCGCTCTTCCGGTCCGTAGGGGCGGACTTCGAAGCGTGCACTGCGCTGGACGAGCGGGTGGGCGCAGGTGCGGGGCCGGCGGTCCTCGCTCGCCTTCGGGCCTTCGGGGAGGTCCCGGTGGGGAGCGCCCTCGTAACCCCCGGAGGGAATCTACTCTTTCCATTTCTGATCCATCTCGTCCTCCGTTCGCACGAGGAGCCCGTCTCGGGCGAGCGCCTCCGGAAGGCGCTCAGGAACGGCCTTCGTCACGCCGCCGAATGGGAGCTGACGCGAGTTGTGATCCCGCCGCTGGGCACCGGAGCGGGCAACCTCGACGCCGAAGTCGCGGCTGGCATCCTTTGTGCAGTAGTCCGGGAGCACACATCGTCCGCGGAATTCCCTAACGAGCTCTATTTCATCGCCATGAACGCCTACGGGGAAGAAGCGCTGTCCAGGGAAGTGGCACGAGTCTTTCCCGCACCTGAAGTCCCGTGA
- a CDS encoding OsmC family protein produces the protein MGDRRKATVRWTGRDLVFEGKTPTSGSILMDSVSKAGPSPTETLLMSIAGCMAIDVKVILEKSRIAVEEIVVEMAGDRAPEPPRRFISIELAFKVKGPTEKDLPKLERAVQLSRDKYCSVFHTLRSDMDVRISASLA, from the coding sequence ATGGGCGATCGGAGGAAAGCGACGGTGCGTTGGACCGGCCGCGACCTCGTCTTCGAGGGGAAGACCCCGACCTCCGGTTCGATTCTGATGGACAGCGTATCGAAGGCGGGGCCGTCGCCCACGGAAACACTCCTGATGAGCATTGCCGGGTGCATGGCCATCGACGTGAAGGTGATCCTTGAAAAGAGTCGGATCGCCGTGGAAGAGATCGTGGTCGAGATGGCGGGGGATCGGGCTCCGGAGCCCCCGAGACGCTTCATCTCGATCGAGCTCGCCTTCAAGGTCAAAGGGCCGACGGAGAAGGACCTCCCGAAGCTCGAGCGCGCCGTGCAGCTTTCTCGGGACAAATACTGCAGCGTCTTCCACACACTCCGTTCCGACATGGACGTGCGGATCTCGGCCTCCCTCGCGTAG
- a CDS encoding transglutaminase-like domain-containing protein, whose product MNRRALATGILVAWGLLVAWHVRREYFEPELARLAAATLTLAPGTHFYSLRMGSQAIGLSSSRLDTVPEGFLLEDQMNLELQALGQSGGIVARSRVVLSRTLTMQEFSFSLDSDAGSFAASGEVEGDSLLHVRIDGGGGTERLDFRIPEAPLLASALPIRLAKGGELREGRTIRLSVFDPSTVSLRAVDVEVLEEVVLMLPDSAVLDPASGRWEPGESSPVTAWRLRETFGGVSVESWIDEDGRMIESSAAMGFSIERTPYELALQARDDGRVIDGAAASDRDVILATAIASNVVLHFPTDHDELRFVLSGVELQGFHLDGGRQELRGDTLIVRRERWDTIDPGYSLPYPRMDLREALEPEPLIQSGDPRIAGLARQVTSGRGGSANPRTTADRLTMFVFRALEKEVSFTLPSALQVFESGRGDCNEHTVFFVALARSLGLPARVAAGLVYLDGSFFYHAWPEVWLGDWVAVDPTFGQTPADATHLRFTTGSLAQQVEIARLIGALSIEVVPPA is encoded by the coding sequence GTGAACCGGAGGGCGCTCGCGACCGGGATCCTGGTCGCGTGGGGGCTTCTCGTCGCCTGGCACGTGCGGCGGGAGTACTTCGAGCCCGAGCTGGCCAGGCTCGCCGCAGCGACCCTGACCCTCGCGCCCGGAACACATTTCTACTCGCTCCGGATGGGCAGTCAGGCGATCGGGCTTTCCTCCTCGCGGCTCGACACCGTTCCGGAAGGGTTCCTCCTCGAGGATCAGATGAACCTCGAGCTTCAGGCACTGGGCCAGTCCGGCGGGATCGTGGCGAGGTCCCGGGTCGTCCTGAGCCGTACCCTCACGATGCAGGAGTTTTCCTTCTCGCTCGACTCTGACGCGGGGAGCTTCGCCGCGTCGGGAGAAGTCGAGGGGGACTCTCTCCTCCACGTCCGGATCGATGGCGGGGGAGGCACGGAACGGCTCGACTTCCGAATTCCCGAAGCACCTCTCCTCGCATCGGCCCTTCCGATCCGCCTCGCAAAGGGGGGGGAGCTCCGGGAAGGGAGGACGATCCGCCTTTCCGTCTTTGATCCTTCCACCGTCTCCCTCCGGGCCGTGGATGTCGAGGTGCTCGAAGAGGTGGTCCTGATGCTCCCAGATTCCGCCGTTCTCGATCCCGCGAGCGGGCGCTGGGAGCCGGGAGAATCTTCGCCCGTGACGGCCTGGCGGCTTCGTGAGACCTTCGGCGGGGTGAGCGTCGAGAGCTGGATTGATGAGGATGGCCGAATGATCGAGTCGTCGGCGGCGATGGGCTTTTCGATCGAGCGGACTCCCTACGAGCTCGCGCTCCAGGCCCGCGACGACGGGCGCGTTATCGACGGGGCCGCCGCTTCCGATCGGGACGTCATCCTCGCGACCGCGATCGCCTCCAACGTGGTCCTGCACTTTCCCACCGACCACGACGAGTTGCGCTTCGTTCTCTCGGGGGTCGAGCTCCAGGGCTTTCACCTCGATGGGGGAAGGCAGGAGCTCAGAGGGGACACCCTGATTGTGCGCCGGGAGCGATGGGACACGATCGATCCGGGTTATTCCCTCCCCTACCCACGGATGGACCTCCGCGAGGCGCTGGAGCCCGAGCCACTCATCCAGAGCGGAGACCCACGGATCGCCGGGCTCGCGCGGCAGGTGACCTCGGGCCGCGGAGGGTCCGCGAACCCCAGGACGACCGCGGACAGGCTCACCATGTTCGTCTTCCGGGCGCTCGAGAAGGAAGTCTCCTTCACCCTCCCGAGCGCACTTCAGGTCTTTGAGTCCGGGCGTGGCGACTGCAATGAACACACGGTGTTTTTCGTGGCGCTCGCCCGATCGCTCGGTCTTCCGGCGCGGGTGGCCGCCGGGCTCGTGTACCTCGACGGGAGTTTCTTTTACCACGCTTGGCCCGAGGTCTGGCTGGGCGATTGGGTCGCCGTGGATCCAACCTTCGGTCAGACTCCGGCCGATGCCACGCATCTTCGCTTCACGACGGGAAGCCTCGCTCAACAGGTCGAGATCGCCCGCTTGATCGGCGCGCTCTCGATCGAGGTCGTTCCCCCCGCATGA
- a CDS encoding 6-carboxytetrahydropterin synthase, whose amino-acid sequence MPRVQVTRTLHFSAAHRLRRDDWSDERNLEVFGECAHANWHGHNYELDVTVEREVDPETGYVVDLKELKRIAEEHVIRDLDHRNLNVDVPWMKGINPTSENLVVAIWNRLLPELPEGVALKRLTLRETPRNRAEYEGD is encoded by the coding sequence ATGCCTCGAGTCCAGGTGACCCGAACGCTGCACTTTTCGGCCGCGCACCGGCTCCGCCGGGACGACTGGAGCGACGAGCGCAATCTCGAGGTGTTCGGCGAGTGTGCGCACGCGAACTGGCACGGACACAACTACGAGCTCGACGTGACGGTGGAGAGGGAGGTGGATCCCGAGACGGGGTACGTCGTGGACCTGAAGGAGCTCAAGCGGATCGCGGAGGAGCACGTCATCCGGGATCTGGATCACCGAAACCTGAACGTGGATGTTCCCTGGATGAAGGGGATCAATCCGACGAGCGAAAATCTGGTCGTGGCGATCTGGAACCGACTCCTCCCGGAGCTTCCGGAGGGGGTGGCTCTGAAGCGCCTCACACTGCGCGAGACTCCGAGGAACCGAGCCGAATATGAAGGCGACTGA
- a CDS encoding long-chain fatty acid--CoA ligase, whose amino-acid sequence MVTRDEASNPAELPKGTLVDLFFGAVDRFGEAPAFQFHTRSGWTDISYTVVLRTVWKVATGLRALGLERGDRAAILSPNRPEWALADYGCLTAGVIDIPIYASLTPNQIAYILANCGARLIFVSDVDQLAKIEEIRAKCPALEGVVVFTPPPNSRGDAIEWSEFLGRGEGERTRSTEEEFRADAGSARPEDTATILYTSGTTGDPKGVMLTHNNLHSNVLAALRAIPVTHEDSTLSFLPLSHVFQRMVDYLLFSSGAAIAYGRGLDAVAEDLKAVRPTIVVSVPRLYEKVYARITDAGGIQGALVSWARRVGARWADDRLAGREPGLFTSFAYGIARRLVFGKVYAGVGGKLKFFVSGGAPLSPEINKFFFSAGILILEGYGLTETSPVTNVNSALDFPANFRIGTVGKPVAGTEIRIASDGEILVRGPQVMKGYFENPEATREAITEDGWFLTGDVGEIDADGFLRITDRKKDIIVTAGGKNIAPQPIENVLKQNRFVDQAVLLGDRRKFISMLLVPEFSNLEEWARANGIAAKDHRELLTSPKVHALLEGELERELAGVSRVERPKKVVLLDTPFTIEDGSLTPTQKVKRRVVEKRYQQVVDALYEDEAEAGTFFTPW is encoded by the coding sequence ATGGTAACCCGCGACGAAGCCAGCAATCCCGCGGAGCTTCCGAAGGGGACCCTTGTGGATCTCTTCTTCGGAGCCGTGGACCGGTTCGGGGAGGCTCCAGCCTTCCAGTTCCACACGAGGAGCGGGTGGACGGACATCTCCTACACCGTGGTGCTGAGGACCGTCTGGAAGGTGGCGACGGGGCTCCGGGCGCTCGGACTCGAACGGGGAGATCGGGCCGCCATCCTCTCGCCGAATCGTCCCGAATGGGCACTCGCGGACTACGGATGCCTCACGGCCGGGGTGATCGATATCCCGATCTATGCGAGCCTCACACCGAACCAGATCGCGTACATCCTCGCAAATTGCGGTGCGCGCCTCATCTTCGTGTCGGATGTGGACCAGCTGGCGAAGATCGAGGAGATCCGGGCGAAGTGTCCGGCGCTCGAGGGGGTCGTGGTCTTCACTCCGCCCCCCAACTCGCGCGGCGACGCGATCGAGTGGAGCGAGTTCCTCGGGCGTGGGGAGGGGGAGCGGACACGGAGCACCGAAGAGGAGTTCCGGGCGGACGCCGGCTCCGCCCGTCCCGAGGATACGGCCACGATTCTCTATACGTCCGGAACCACCGGGGACCCGAAGGGGGTCATGCTGACCCACAACAATCTCCACTCGAACGTGCTCGCCGCTCTCCGCGCGATTCCGGTGACCCACGAAGACTCGACGCTCTCCTTCCTCCCTCTCTCGCACGTCTTCCAGAGGATGGTGGATTATCTCCTCTTCAGCTCCGGGGCGGCGATCGCCTACGGGCGTGGACTGGATGCGGTCGCGGAGGACCTGAAGGCCGTCCGTCCCACGATCGTCGTCTCCGTGCCCCGCCTCTACGAGAAAGTTTACGCGCGAATCACGGACGCGGGGGGGATACAGGGCGCCCTCGTCTCCTGGGCGCGGAGGGTCGGGGCCCGTTGGGCGGACGACAGGCTCGCGGGGCGAGAGCCTGGGTTATTCACCTCGTTCGCCTATGGCATCGCCCGGCGCCTCGTCTTTGGAAAGGTTTACGCGGGGGTCGGGGGAAAGCTGAAATTCTTCGTGAGTGGGGGTGCCCCCCTCTCCCCCGAGATCAACAAGTTTTTCTTCTCCGCGGGAATCTTGATTCTCGAGGGGTATGGGCTCACCGAGACCAGTCCCGTCACGAACGTGAACAGCGCGCTCGACTTCCCCGCGAACTTTCGCATCGGTACGGTGGGAAAGCCGGTCGCGGGGACGGAGATCCGAATCGCCTCCGACGGTGAGATCCTGGTGCGAGGCCCGCAGGTCATGAAAGGGTACTTCGAAAATCCCGAGGCGACACGCGAGGCGATCACCGAAGACGGCTGGTTCCTCACGGGGGACGTCGGGGAGATCGACGCCGACGGTTTCCTCCGGATCACGGATCGCAAGAAGGACATTATCGTGACGGCCGGAGGGAAAAACATCGCGCCCCAGCCCATCGAAAACGTCCTCAAGCAGAACCGTTTCGTGGATCAGGCCGTCCTTCTGGGGGACCGGCGCAAGTTCATCTCGATGCTCCTCGTGCCTGAGTTTTCAAACCTCGAGGAGTGGGCCCGCGCGAACGGTATCGCCGCGAAGGACCACCGCGAGCTCCTCACTTCGCCGAAGGTGCATGCGCTCCTGGAAGGCGAATTGGAGCGAGAGCTCGCAGGCGTGTCCCGAGTAGAACGTCCCAAGAAGGTCGTCTTGCTCGATACTCCCTTCACGATCGAGGATGGGTCGCTGACGCCGACGCAGAAAGTCAAGCGGCGAGTCGTCGAAAAGCGTTACCAACAGGTCGTGGACGCGCTTTACGAGGACGAGGCCGAGGCGGGGACTTTTTTCACCCCCTGGTGA
- a CDS encoding deoxyribonuclease IV, protein MPKPVVVDELGAHISTAGGVELAPQRARDIQAVNLQLFTKQPNRWQEPEIAEERAAAFHVARAQWTIEVAGSHDSYLINLSSPDSQLWERSCESFQKELARCAALELDFLVTHPGNATDREMESGWARNAEGVTRALEAVDGPTRVLLELTAGSGTSVGGSFEGLAAILAGIPAKQRKRVGVCVDTCHAYAAGYDLVNDFDGVWDKFASVLGFPRLGLIHMNDSKHPLGSRKDRHEHIGKGTLGEGPFRRLMTDDRFAGVPKILETPKSEDLVTFDLENLALLRSFRRSG, encoded by the coding sequence ATGCCGAAACCGGTCGTCGTGGACGAGCTAGGGGCGCACATCTCCACCGCGGGCGGCGTCGAGCTCGCACCCCAGCGGGCGCGGGACATCCAGGCGGTCAACCTCCAGCTCTTCACGAAGCAACCCAACCGGTGGCAGGAGCCCGAGATCGCGGAGGAGCGCGCCGCCGCCTTTCACGTCGCCCGCGCGCAGTGGACGATTGAAGTGGCCGGCTCGCACGACTCCTACCTGATCAACCTCTCGAGCCCCGATTCCCAGCTCTGGGAGCGGAGTTGCGAGTCCTTCCAAAAGGAGCTCGCCCGCTGCGCGGCGCTCGAGCTCGACTTCCTCGTGACCCATCCGGGGAACGCGACCGACAGGGAGATGGAGAGCGGGTGGGCGCGGAACGCTGAAGGGGTGACCCGGGCATTGGAGGCGGTGGACGGGCCCACGCGTGTTCTCCTCGAGCTGACGGCGGGATCGGGGACCTCGGTCGGGGGGAGCTTCGAGGGACTCGCGGCGATTCTCGCGGGGATTCCGGCGAAGCAACGGAAGCGGGTCGGCGTCTGCGTGGACACCTGCCACGCCTACGCCGCGGGTTATGATCTCGTGAACGACTTCGACGGCGTATGGGACAAATTCGCCTCCGTTCTCGGATTCCCTCGCCTCGGCCTGATTCACATGAACGACTCGAAACATCCGCTCGGGTCCAGGAAGGACCGGCACGAGCACATCGGGAAGGGGACGCTGGGCGAGGGACCATTTCGGCGCCTCATGACGGACGATCGTTTCGCCGGCGTCCCGAAGATCCTGGAGACGCCGAAGAGCGAGGACCTCGTGACCTTCGACCTCGAAAATCTCGCCTTGCTCAGGAGCTTCCGGCGATCGGGATGA
- the queD gene encoding 6-carboxytetrahydropterin synthase QueD yields MYTVSVQAHYDSAHFLRNYKGKCERLHGHRYIVEVALQTPTLNRAGIAFDFVELKRHLRELAEGLDHQNLNDLPQFRDVETSAENQARYFYESLKARLPGEIAGGLLYARVWETPTQWAQFGAPSAPVPAPRTPDPTGT; encoded by the coding sequence ATGTATACGGTCAGCGTGCAGGCCCATTACGATTCGGCGCACTTTCTCCGGAACTACAAAGGAAAGTGCGAGCGCCTTCATGGACATCGCTACATCGTGGAGGTCGCGCTCCAGACCCCGACGTTGAACCGCGCCGGGATCGCCTTCGACTTCGTGGAGCTGAAGCGCCACCTTCGCGAGCTCGCCGAAGGACTCGACCACCAGAACCTGAACGACCTCCCGCAATTTCGCGATGTCGAGACGAGCGCCGAAAACCAGGCCCGATATTTCTACGAATCGCTGAAAGCCAGGCTCCCCGGCGAGATCGCGGGAGGGCTCCTCTACGCCCGCGTCTGGGAGACTCCGACCCAGTGGGCGCAGTTTGGCGCTCCCTCGGCTCCGGTTCCGGCTCCCCGCACTCCCGATCCGACCGGAACCTGA